The Haloplanus natans DSM 17983 genome has a segment encoding these proteins:
- a CDS encoding DUF2178 domain-containing protein, translating to MELQRLIPILTALLGVLLASIGLGATDSLVVEAGAVVAGVATFGGGVAWYRRQRERADEVRIDERIEHLAYRSGELAFRVSLAFGMILFLIVEAESVPVTAKEGLVILILGMVATRFGLYEWYKRQSV from the coding sequence ATGGAGCTCCAGCGACTCATTCCGATACTCACCGCACTGCTCGGCGTACTGCTGGCGAGCATCGGGTTAGGCGCCACGGACAGCCTCGTGGTTGAAGCCGGCGCGGTTGTCGCCGGCGTGGCCACCTTCGGCGGGGGCGTGGCCTGGTACCGACGGCAGCGAGAGCGAGCGGACGAGGTCAGAATTGACGAACGGATCGAGCACCTTGCGTACCGCTCGGGTGAGCTTGCATTCAGAGTCTCCCTCGCCTTCGGGATGATTTTGTTCCTCATCGTCGAGGCGGAAAGCGTACCAGTGACGGCCAAAGAGGGTCTCGTAATCTTGATCTTGGGTATGGTTGCCACTCGCTTCGGACTGTACGAGTGGTATAAACGACAGTCGGTGTGA
- a CDS encoding helix-turn-helix transcriptional regulator, with protein MENDLKVRRARVDVTQKELADAVNVTRQTINAIERGRYDPSLELAFALADFFGCDIEDIFHPEME; from the coding sequence GTGGAAAACGATCTCAAAGTCCGGCGGGCGAGAGTGGACGTGACACAGAAAGAGCTCGCCGATGCCGTGAACGTGACCCGGCAGACGATCAACGCCATCGAGCGAGGGCGGTACGACCCGAGCTTGGAACTGGCATTTGCGCTTGCGGACTTTTTCGGCTGCGATATCGAGGACATCTTCCATCCTGAAATGGAGTGA
- a CDS encoding sensor domain-containing protein codes for MTRSQQFSTAEAGGWSLANRLFGVSFRRETYVNLAYLLARFPLGIAYFTVLVTSLSLGVGLVPIVVGIPILAGVLALGGCIGVIEAALLDRFCGRDVSVTLADPREQSVTEYLKTVATTPRNYLLVGVGFVSFVIGIPLFVAITVVFSLGFTLVATPFLYWISGAGYDFTGLRGTIEVGSLTVDAGSLFGASINTLPEALAVSAVGIVVCLAGLHAVNLSAWLLAGLIERLLTFQLK; via the coding sequence ATGACTCGGAGTCAACAGTTCAGTACTGCGGAAGCTGGCGGGTGGTCCCTCGCGAACCGGCTCTTCGGCGTCAGTTTTCGCCGTGAGACCTACGTGAACTTGGCGTATCTGCTCGCCCGGTTTCCGCTCGGCATCGCTTACTTCACGGTCTTGGTAACCAGTCTCAGTCTGGGGGTGGGGCTGGTTCCGATAGTCGTCGGCATCCCGATACTGGCCGGCGTTCTCGCGCTCGGCGGCTGCATCGGGGTGATTGAAGCGGCGCTCTTGGACCGATTCTGCGGGCGTGACGTCTCCGTCACCCTCGCCGACCCTCGCGAACAGTCGGTGACGGAGTATCTGAAAACCGTCGCGACCACCCCTCGCAACTACCTTCTCGTCGGGGTCGGGTTTGTGTCGTTTGTCATCGGTATTCCGTTGTTCGTTGCCATTACCGTCGTGTTTTCGCTTGGGTTCACGCTCGTAGCCACACCCTTCCTCTACTGGATATCCGGTGCCGGATACGACTTCACAGGCCTCCGTGGCACCATCGAGGTCGGCTCGTTGACTGTCGACGCTGGGTCTTTGTTCGGAGCCAGCATTAATACGCTTCCGGAGGCGCTGGCCGTATCAGCGGTCGGTATCGTCGTCTGTCTCGCAGGCCTGCACGCAGTCAACCTGAGCGCTTGGCTTCTCGCCGGACTGATCGAGCGCCTACTCACGTTCCAGTTGAAGTGA